In a single window of the Streptomyces sp. HUAS ZL42 genome:
- a CDS encoding lipase family protein: MTHRSRKPLLFGVCAVLAGVLSVPAGTATAGTADGCSAADAAIYRAPGEVTAAPGGVITCRTVDRLPMVVGAPAYRAWKVQYGSTDGHGRPSAVSGTLVVPREPWAGPGERPVVAFAPGTLGIGPQCAFSKQLAGAYQDAYEGGNIAALLKAGYAVAATDGAGYLDGQVHPYVSGADAGHAVLDMVRAAPQVPGSGVSPAAQVGIWGYSEGGAGSLWAAQLARSYAPELDVVGVASGGVPGDLKAVASNLNGKMFAGFLMDAVIGMAVTHPDMPFEELLDDSGRKAVEDAESLCAVGTVVRFAGARIERYTEDRLSLEQIYALRGPDGTSWGEVVDTNKLGVGVGRPGSGARYEIGFPVLQYHGLLDEVIPVGTADATRDAYCAAGIPTQWKKYAGDHLLGDGQAVDDSVAWLSARFAGQPMPGNC; the protein is encoded by the coding sequence ATGACACACAGGTCGAGGAAGCCGCTGCTGTTCGGTGTCTGTGCCGTGCTCGCGGGTGTGCTGTCGGTGCCCGCAGGCACGGCCACGGCCGGAACCGCGGACGGGTGCTCCGCCGCCGACGCGGCGATCTACCGGGCGCCGGGCGAGGTGACGGCCGCGCCGGGCGGCGTGATCACATGCCGTACGGTCGACAGGCTGCCGATGGTCGTGGGTGCGCCCGCGTACCGCGCGTGGAAGGTGCAGTACGGGTCGACCGACGGCCACGGGAGGCCGTCCGCCGTGTCCGGCACGCTGGTCGTGCCGCGGGAGCCCTGGGCCGGGCCGGGCGAGCGGCCGGTGGTCGCCTTCGCGCCCGGCACCCTCGGCATCGGGCCGCAGTGCGCGTTCTCCAAACAGCTCGCCGGCGCGTACCAGGACGCCTACGAGGGCGGCAACATCGCCGCGCTGCTGAAGGCCGGGTACGCCGTGGCGGCTACGGACGGTGCCGGGTACCTCGACGGCCAGGTCCACCCCTATGTCTCCGGCGCCGACGCCGGGCACGCCGTGCTCGACATGGTCCGGGCCGCCCCGCAGGTGCCCGGCAGCGGGGTGAGCCCGGCCGCGCAGGTCGGGATCTGGGGGTACTCCGAGGGCGGCGCGGGCAGTCTGTGGGCCGCACAACTCGCCCGGTCGTACGCTCCGGAGCTCGACGTCGTGGGCGTGGCCTCCGGTGGCGTACCGGGAGACCTGAAGGCCGTGGCGAGCAATCTCAACGGGAAGATGTTCGCCGGGTTCCTGATGGACGCCGTCATCGGCATGGCGGTCACCCACCCGGACATGCCCTTCGAGGAACTCCTCGACGACAGCGGCAGGAAGGCCGTCGAGGACGCCGAGTCGCTGTGCGCGGTCGGCACGGTCGTGCGCTTCGCGGGTGCCCGCATCGAGCGGTACACCGAGGACCGGCTGTCGCTGGAGCAGATCTACGCCCTGCGCGGCCCGGACGGCACGAGCTGGGGCGAGGTCGTCGACACCAACAAGCTCGGCGTCGGCGTGGGCCGCCCCGGCTCCGGAGCCCGCTACGAGATCGGCTTCCCGGTGCTGCAGTACCACGGCCTCCTCGACGAGGTGATCCCCGTCGGCACCGCGGACGCCACACGCGACGCCTACTGCGCCGCCGGGATCCCGACCCAGTGGAAGAAGTACGCCGGGGACCACCTCCTGGGCGACGGCCAGGCGGTCGACGACTCGGTCGCCTGGCTGAGCGCGCGATTCGCGGGGCAGCCGATGCCCGGCAACTGCTGA
- a CDS encoding replication initiator — MLDRLPLRHLPTHRRRTARRQDRPTSVATHPRVFATLTAPGFGAVHIQRDTGRCHCGARHADDGPILGTPLDPDRYDYTGAVLWNAHAPALWARFTTTTSGDRQAAGLTQRALRHHATLSYAKVAEYQKHGQVHFHAVIRLDGPTVPAVSRPLGPPPSSSTTPSEPPHTPASRTKASSAGPPGTHPGPRTLIGNGG, encoded by the coding sequence CTGCTCGACCGTCTACCGCTACGACACCTACCAACTCATCGCCGCCGGACTGCGCGGCGGCAAGACCGTCCCACCAGCGTCGCCACCCACCCACGCGTCTTCGCCACCCTCACCGCCCCCGGCTTCGGCGCCGTCCACATCCAACGCGACACCGGCCGCTGCCACTGCGGCGCCCGGCACGCCGACGACGGCCCGATCCTCGGCACCCCGCTCGACCCCGACCGCTACGACTACACCGGCGCGGTCCTGTGGAACGCGCACGCCCCGGCCCTGTGGGCACGCTTCACCACCACCACGTCGGGAGATCGCCAGGCCGCCGGCCTCACCCAGCGCGCGCTGCGCCACCACGCCACACTCTCGTACGCCAAGGTCGCCGAATACCAGAAGCACGGCCAGGTCCACTTCCACGCCGTCATCCGCCTCGACGGCCCCACCGTCCCGGCAGTCAGCCGCCCGCTCGGGCCACCGCCCAGCTCCTCGACCACGCCGTCCGAGCCGCCGCACACACCCGCGTCCCGCACGAAGGCCAGCAGCGCCGGCCCGCCGGGGACGCACCCCGGGCCCAGGACGCTGATCGGGAACGGCGGTTGA
- a CDS encoding IS481 family transposase has product MALVELSVVEQRYRAVLAVLAGATVTEVAAQLGVSRQTVSGWKSRYEVLGLAGLADRSRRPASCPHQASAEVEAAVCELRRKHPKWGPRRIAHVLERSGTVTPVPSRMTVYRILVRHGLVEPGVRRRKRSDYKRWQRDRPMQLWQMDIVSGVMLVNPVTGELTEAEVVTGVDDHSRYCVIASVVERATGRAVCAAFARALQTFGVPEEVLTDNGKQFTDRFGHGGEVLFDRICRENGIAHRLTQPASPTTTGKVERFHQTLRRELLDDCGAFESIGAAQAALDAWVQEYNSSRPHQALQMQSPADRFTPVYQQERDVLGLKLPGVLSLVPQQRTAPGAVPAASMPAELVPAVEAQEPSDLPDQEPDSVVPVEHGGPVEFERVVPASGNLQVAGKQFWLGPAHSGLTVTFWADTQVIHLLVAGTRIKTVRSHLSVADLAQLAARGGRAAGPSPLPVGEGAAFEVDRAVNNSGLAGLGGRQVLAAEILGGRQVSIRIDEATLSFFDPSSRELLRVRPNPLTPGEVQRLRGLRPAGPPPRPRVEPVRVQRRVSAVGTVMVCRQVVSLGRPYAGRTVTVHVAESTITVELDGQVRVIQRTTDIPVRHVKANKPHKVSDVV; this is encoded by the coding sequence TTGGCGCTGGTGGAGTTGTCGGTTGTCGAGCAGAGATACCGGGCTGTCCTGGCGGTGCTGGCGGGTGCGACGGTGACGGAGGTTGCCGCGCAGCTGGGTGTGTCCCGCCAGACGGTCAGCGGCTGGAAGTCGCGGTATGAGGTCCTGGGTCTGGCCGGGTTGGCGGACCGGTCGCGCAGGCCGGCGTCGTGTCCGCATCAGGCTTCTGCCGAGGTGGAGGCGGCGGTGTGCGAGCTGCGACGCAAGCACCCGAAGTGGGGTCCGCGGCGGATCGCTCATGTGCTGGAGCGGTCCGGGACAGTCACGCCGGTGCCCTCGCGGATGACGGTGTATCGGATCCTGGTCCGTCATGGCCTGGTGGAGCCGGGGGTTCGGCGTCGGAAGCGGTCGGATTACAAGCGCTGGCAGCGGGACCGGCCGATGCAGCTGTGGCAGATGGACATCGTCAGCGGAGTGATGCTGGTCAACCCGGTCACCGGTGAACTGACCGAGGCGGAGGTCGTGACCGGTGTGGATGATCACTCCAGGTACTGCGTGATCGCCTCGGTAGTCGAGCGGGCGACCGGGCGGGCGGTGTGTGCGGCGTTCGCCCGGGCCTTGCAGACGTTCGGGGTGCCGGAGGAGGTGCTCACCGACAACGGCAAGCAGTTCACCGACCGGTTCGGGCACGGTGGTGAGGTGCTGTTCGACCGGATCTGCCGGGAGAACGGGATCGCGCACCGCCTCACCCAGCCGGCGTCGCCGACCACGACGGGCAAGGTCGAGCGGTTCCATCAGACACTGCGGCGCGAACTCCTCGACGACTGCGGCGCGTTCGAGAGCATCGGTGCGGCTCAGGCAGCGCTGGATGCGTGGGTTCAGGAGTACAACTCCTCGCGTCCGCATCAGGCGCTTCAGATGCAGAGCCCGGCGGACCGGTTCACGCCCGTTTATCAGCAGGAGCGCGACGTGCTGGGCCTGAAGCTGCCCGGGGTGCTGTCGCTCGTCCCGCAGCAGCGGACGGCTCCTGGCGCGGTGCCTGCTGCCTCGATGCCGGCTGAGCTGGTGCCCGCAGTGGAGGCGCAGGAGCCGTCTGACCTGCCGGATCAGGAGCCGGATAGCGTGGTGCCGGTCGAGCATGGCGGGCCGGTGGAGTTCGAGCGGGTGGTGCCTGCGAGCGGGAATCTGCAGGTCGCGGGCAAGCAGTTCTGGCTGGGTCCGGCCCACTCAGGGCTGACGGTGACGTTCTGGGCCGACACGCAGGTGATTCATCTGCTGGTCGCCGGGACGCGGATCAAGACGGTGCGCTCGCACCTGTCAGTGGCGGACCTGGCGCAGCTGGCGGCCCGGGGCGGACGTGCGGCGGGGCCGTCTCCGCTGCCGGTGGGTGAGGGGGCCGCGTTCGAGGTGGACCGGGCCGTGAACAACAGCGGGCTGGCGGGTCTGGGCGGGCGCCAGGTGCTGGCGGCGGAGATCCTGGGCGGGCGGCAGGTGTCCATCCGCATCGACGAGGCCACGTTGTCGTTCTTCGACCCGTCCTCGCGGGAGTTGCTGCGAGTGCGGCCCAACCCGCTCACCCCCGGTGAGGTGCAGCGTCTGCGTGGCCTGCGGCCTGCGGGCCCGCCGCCCCGGCCGAGGGTGGAGCCGGTGCGTGTCCAGCGGCGGGTCAGCGCGGTCGGCACGGTCATGGTCTGCCGCCAGGTCGTCTCCCTCGGCCGCCCGTATGCAGGCCGGACCGTGACCGTGCACGTGGCGGAGTCGACGATCACGGTTGAGCTGGACGGCCAGGTCCGCGTCATCCAGCGCACCACCGACATCCCCGTCCGCCACGTGAAGGCCAACAAGCCCCACAAGGTTTCCGATGTTGTCTAG
- a CDS encoding winged helix-turn-helix domain-containing protein, producing the protein MTTRRGRRPTGGRVQLTFEVIAEALREQIHSGRLKPGDALPTQTVLMREFGASSLTVQKAMALLKQDGWAVSRPGKGAFVAHHDQADANDLDHPEVTAPAGGTAAVGVQPNVHRSVQMKVHRPAAPSGWWGRRLSRGWLAVGWPRRCGVRRVAHVRVYRLVHFHVNADSGPRRGTGAGAGRGGRAARRAPRPRRSSGSGQRRARPLTPRSG; encoded by the coding sequence ATGACGACGCGGCGCGGGCGCAGGCCGACGGGCGGCAGGGTCCAGTTGACGTTCGAGGTCATCGCCGAGGCCCTGCGGGAGCAGATCCACTCCGGGCGGCTGAAGCCGGGCGACGCGCTGCCGACGCAGACTGTGTTGATGCGGGAGTTTGGGGCCTCCAGCCTGACCGTGCAGAAGGCCATGGCCCTGCTGAAGCAGGACGGCTGGGCGGTATCGCGCCCCGGCAAGGGCGCCTTCGTCGCCCACCACGACCAGGCCGACGCGAATGACCTCGATCACCCGGAAGTGACCGCACCCGCAGGCGGGACGGCGGCTGTCGGCGTACAACCGAACGTGCACCGGTCGGTACAGATGAAAGTGCACCGCCCTGCCGCTCCTTCCGGCTGGTGGGGGCGCCGCCTGTCCCGAGGGTGGCTGGCTGTCGGGTGGCCCCGGCGCTGTGGAGTACGGCGCGTTGCGCACGTTCGCGTGTACCGGCTGGTGCACTTTCACGTGAACGCCGACAGCGGCCCGCGTCGAGGCACTGGAGCAGGCGCTGGCCGAGGTGGTCGGGCAGCTCGCCGAGCTCCGCGCCCGCGTCGCAGTTCTGGAAGCGGGCAACGACGAGCCCGGCCGCTGACCCCCCGTTCCGGGTAG
- a CDS encoding type II toxin-antitoxin system RelE/ParE family toxin has translation MDSGRYAIEIEPEVRLWLENIPAHHYKQAERVADLLAEQPTTLDEPHSRHLGGKLRELRFRLGDAHQRITYWLAPGRRVVLLTVFRKTKMREQAEVDRAHAAQQLCEAEHQAAAEHDLYSRNLKENR, from the coding sequence ATGGACAGCGGGCGGTACGCGATCGAGATCGAGCCGGAGGTGCGGCTGTGGCTGGAGAACATTCCCGCCCATCACTACAAGCAGGCCGAACGCGTCGCCGACCTGCTCGCCGAGCAGCCCACCACGCTCGACGAACCGCACTCTCGCCACCTGGGCGGCAAGCTCCGCGAGCTGCGCTTCCGTCTGGGCGATGCCCATCAGCGGATCACCTACTGGCTGGCGCCCGGCCGACGTGTCGTGCTGCTCACCGTGTTCCGCAAGACCAAGATGCGCGAGCAGGCCGAAGTAGACCGCGCGCACGCCGCTCAACAGCTGTGCGAAGCCGAGCACCAGGCAGCCGCCGAACACGACCTCTACAGCCGCAACCTCAAGGAGAACCGATGA
- a CDS encoding IclR family transcriptional regulator, translated as MTARSAPDRLLSVLAAFDHEHPALCLTDISRRAGLTLTTAHRLVGALTEWGALERDEAGVYHVGLRLWEIAALAPRALALRQVALPYLEDLYEATHENVQLAVRDGSEVVYTEWLSGRSAVGVHIRVGARWPLHATGVGLALLAHSAPDVQEAYCAGPLKSFTPYTITDPERLRRVLADVRRTEAAVSSRQVTEDALSVAAPVRGPGGAVVAAVSVVVPQADAQVPVLIPAVRMAARGISRALGWQPPQEPG; from the coding sequence ATGACCGCCCGCTCCGCGCCCGACCGGCTGCTGTCCGTACTCGCCGCGTTCGACCACGAGCACCCGGCGCTGTGCCTGACGGACATCAGCCGGCGGGCCGGACTGACCCTGACCACCGCGCACCGGCTCGTGGGCGCCCTCACCGAGTGGGGCGCCCTCGAGCGGGACGAGGCCGGCGTGTACCACGTGGGGCTGAGACTGTGGGAGATCGCGGCGCTCGCCCCGCGCGCCCTCGCGCTGCGGCAGGTCGCGCTGCCGTATCTCGAGGATTTGTACGAAGCGACGCACGAGAACGTGCAGTTGGCGGTGCGGGACGGCTCCGAGGTCGTCTACACCGAGTGGCTGTCCGGGCGTTCGGCGGTCGGCGTGCACATCCGCGTCGGCGCGCGCTGGCCACTGCACGCCACCGGGGTCGGGCTCGCGCTCCTCGCGCACAGCGCCCCGGACGTCCAGGAGGCGTACTGCGCGGGCCCGTTGAAGTCCTTCACCCCGTACACGATCACCGACCCCGAACGTCTGCGCCGGGTCCTGGCCGACGTACGGCGCACCGAAGCGGCGGTGAGCAGCCGGCAGGTCACCGAAGACGCCCTGTCGGTCGCCGCTCCGGTGCGCGGGCCGGGCGGTGCGGTGGTCGCCGCCGTGTCGGTCGTGGTGCCACAGGCCGACGCCCAGGTGCCCGTGCTGATACCTGCGGTGCGTATGGCGGCGCGGGGCATCTCACGCGCACTCGGGTGGCAGCCGCCGCAGGAACCCGGCTGA
- a CDS encoding helix-turn-helix domain-containing protein → MNHSEWRTRRHRQLLGEHLDADPEHDRVYEEAGLAMTLGKAVYDRRKQLGLSEADLAERMHVDVDDIEGIETATELPPIAVIMRLARALDLTVDVHLAGGDEPTVTIVAPAA, encoded by the coding sequence ATGAACCACAGCGAATGGAGGACCCGCCGCCACCGCCAGCTGCTGGGCGAACACCTGGACGCTGACCCCGAGCACGACCGGGTCTACGAAGAGGCCGGCCTCGCCATGACGTTGGGCAAGGCCGTCTACGACCGGCGTAAGCAGCTGGGCCTGAGCGAGGCCGACCTCGCCGAGCGCATGCACGTCGACGTCGATGACATCGAAGGCATCGAGACGGCCACCGAGCTGCCGCCCATCGCGGTCATCATGCGCCTGGCCCGCGCACTGGACCTCACGGTGGACGTGCACCTCGCCGGCGGAGACGAGCCCACCGTCACCATCGTCGCCCCAGCGGCCTGA